A region from the Manihot esculenta cultivar AM560-2 chromosome 13, M.esculenta_v8, whole genome shotgun sequence genome encodes:
- the LOC110629907 gene encoding pentatricopeptide repeat-containing protein At1g73710: MLLSGCSCTQSNSSRELSREILYHHISSSSKLLSLHSPSGPRVFLGFNHLHHRIFPGTQYYSLPTDYPVEPTLRTRVGCSYPHKQNLKGRRVSLGFKLQCHSKSLASHTKSSSDTKSTSLSGKKKRYGGVLPSILRSLESDNDIEKTLTSFCESLNPKEQTVILKEQRNLGRLVRVFEFFKLQKNYVPNVIHYNIVLRAHGRAQRWDELRRYWIEMAKNGVLPTNNTYGMLVDVYGKAGLVTEALLWIKHMRLRGLFPDEVTMNTVVRVLKDAGEFDRAHRFYKDWCVGRIELEDLEFDDTCDFKNGSDSVPVSFKHFLSTELFKIGGRIIGSPRAESLVRKPRLTSTYNTLIDLYGKAGRLGDAADVFAGMLKSGVAMDTITFNTMIFTCGSHGHLSEAESLLDKMEERGITPDTRTYNIFLSLYASVGNIDAAIKCYRKIREVGLFPDTITHRAMLHELCGRTMVKEAEAIIEEMDKSSQPIDEHSLPGIIKMYINKGLLDRAKSLLDKCQFESGLSSRTRAAILDAFAEKGLWTEAEALFHRMRGQRRDILEYNVMIKAYGKGKLYEKAFSLFKSMRNHGTWPDECTYNSLIQMFSGADLVDQARDLLGEMKGAGFKPQCLTFSSIVACYARLGQLSDAVDVYQEMVNEGVKPNEVVYGAMINGYAEAGKVEKALEYFYKMEECGISANQIVLTSLIKVYSKLGCFDSAKQLYQKMMDLEGGPDVIASNSMISLYAELGMISEAELVFNNLREKGSADGVSYATMMYLYKSMGMLDEAIDVAEEMKESDLLRDPMSYNQVMACYASNGQLLECGKLLHEMIGQKLLPDDGTFKILFTVLKKGGLPTEAVMQLESSYQEGRPYARQAVITSVFSIVGLHALGLQSCEIFTKADVALDSFAYNVAIYAYGSSGEIDRALNMFMKMQDEGLEPDLVTCINLVRCYGKAGMVEGVKRIYGQIKYGEIKPNDSLFKAVVDAYKNANRPDLAELVNQELRFGFDSQQFSDYDSDSQQYSFESEAEDGSDAIGIESP, encoded by the coding sequence ATGCTTCTCTCCGGTTGTAGTTGCACTCAGAGTAACAGTTCTAGAGAATTGAGCCGTGAAATTCTCTACcatcacatctcttcttcaagTAAGCTTCTTTCTCTTCATTCTCCTTCTGGACCAAGGGTTTTTCTAGGGTTTAATCACCTTCATCACCGCATCTTTCCCGGAACTCAATATTACTCATTGCCCACTGACTACCCTGTTGAGCCAACCCTTCGTACAAGAGTCGGTTGCTCATATCCTCATAAGCAAAACCTTAAAGGACGTAGAGTTTCTCTTGGGTTTAAGCTTCAGTGTCACTCAAAATCTCTAGCTTCGCACACGAAGAGTTCTTCTGACACGAAGAGTACTTCTCTCAGTGGTAAAAAGAAGAGGTATGGAGGTGTTCTGCCTTCAATTTTACGATCTTTGGAGTCAGATAATGATATTGAGAAAACCCTTACTTCATTTTGTGAGAGCTTGAATCCGAAAGAACAGACTGTGATTCTCAAGGAGCAGAGAAATTTGGGGAGATTAGTTCGGGTTTTTGAGTTCTTTAAGTTGCAGAAAAATTATGTACCAAATGTTATTCACTATAATATTGTGCTCAGAGCACACGGTAGAGCTCAAAGATGGGATGAATTAAGGCGTTATTGGATTGAAATGGCAAAAAATGGTGTTTTACCTACCAATAATACGTATGGAATGCTTGTTGATGTGTATGGAAAGGCTGGTCTTGTTACTGAAGCGCTTTTGTGGATTAAGCATATGAGACTTAGAGGGCTTTTCCCTGATGAGGTTACAATGAATACAGTTGTCAGGGTTTTGAAAGATGCAGGGGAGTTTGATAGGGCACATAGGTTTTATAAAGACTGGTGTGTTGGGCGCATTGAGTTGGAGGACCTTGAATTTGATGATACATGTGATTTCAAAAATGGGTCTGATTCTGTGCCTGTTAGCTTTAAGCACTTTTTGTCTACTGAACTTTTCAAGATTGGTGGGAGAATTATAGGGTCACCGCGTGCAGAAAGTCTGGTTAGGAAGCCCCGTCTGACTTCTACTTATAATACATTGATAGATTTGTATGGTAAGGCAGGCCGTCTTGGTGATGCAGCTGATGTTTTTGCAGGTATGTTGAAATCTGGGGTGGCGATGGATACCATAACGTTTAATACCATGATCTTTACTTGTGGCAGTCATGGGCATTTGTCAGAAGCAGAGTCTTTGCTTGATAAGATGGAAGAAAGAGGAATAACGCCTGATACCAGAACTTACAACATCTTTCTATCTTTATATGCAAGTGTAGGCAACATAGATGCAGCCATCAAGTGTTACCGGAAGATTAGGGAGGTGGGTCTTTTCCCTGATACTATAACTCACCGAGCTATGCTTCATGAATTATGTGGGAGGACTATGGTGAAAGAAGCAGAGGCTATAATTGAAGAAATGGACAAGTCTTCGCAGCCTATTGATGAACATTCTTTGCCTGGTATAATAAAGATGTATATTAACAAAGGATTACTTGATAGGGCAAAGAGCCTTTTAGATAAGTGCCAGTTTGAGAGTGGATTGTCGTCAAGGACACGTGCAGCAATTCTAGATGCTTTTGCTGAAAAGGGGCTTTGGACTGAAGCTGAGGCCCTATTTCACAGGATGAGGGGACAAAGGAGGGACATTTTGGAGTATAATGTCATGATCAAAGCTTATGGTAAGGGAAAGCTTTATGAGAAAGCCTTTTCTCTGTTTAAGAGTATGAGGAATCATGGGACTTGGCCAGACGAGTGCACATATAATTCTCTCATCCAAATGTTCTCTGGTGCTGATTTGGTGGATCAAGCAAGGGACCTATTGGGTGAAATGAAAGGAGCAGGATTTAAACCACAATGTCTAACATTCTCTTCCATTGTTGCTTGCTATGCCCGTCTGGGACAGCTTTCTGATGCAGTTGATGTCTATCAAGAAATGGTAAATGAAGGGGTAAAACCCAATGAAGTTGTGTATGGTGCTATGATTAATGGATATGCAGAGGCTGGAAAAGTTGAAAAAGCTCTTGAATATTTCTACAAGATGGAAGAATGTGGGATTTCAGCAAATCAAATAGTTCTGACTTCCCTGATTAAGGTTTATAGCAAGCTGGGATGCTTTGACAGTGCAAAACAATTGTATCAAAAGATGATGGATTTGGAGGGTGGTCCAGATGTTATTGCATCAAATAGCATGATCAGTCTTTATGCAGAACTTGGGATGATATCTGAGGCTGAATTGGTTTTCAATAATTTGAGAGAAAAGGGTTCAGCAGATGGGGTTTCCTATGCAACCATGATGTATCTGTATAAAAGCATGGGcatgcttgatgaagctattgATGTTGCAGAGGAGATGAAAGAGTCAGATTTGCTAAGGGACCCAATGTCATATAATCAGGTAATGGCATGTTATGCCTCCAATGGTCAGCTGCTTGAGTGTGGTAAGTTGTTGCATGAGATGATTGGCCAGAAACTGTTGCCTGATGATGGAACcttcaaaatattatttactgTATTGAAGAAAGGGGGTCTTCCAACTGAAGCTGTAATGCAGTTGGAGTCTTCCTATCAGGAAGGAAGACCTTATGCTAGACAAGCTGTCATTACTTCTGTTTTTTCCATAGTGGGTTTACATGCTTTAGGACTCCAGTCctgtgagatcttcacaaaaGCTGACGTAGCTCTTGATTCCTTTGCCTATAATGTTGCAATATATGCTTATGGCTCATCCGGGGAAATCGACAGGGCTTTAAACATGTTCATGAAAATGCAGGATGAGGGCCTTGAACCAGATCTTGTTACTTGTATCAATCTGGTTCGTTGTTATGGAAAAGCTGGTATGGTTGAAGGTGTGAAGAGGATATATGGCCAAATAAAATATGGAGAGATCAAGCCAAACGATTCTTTATTCAAGGCTGTTGTAGATGCCTACAAAAATGCCAATAGGCCTGACCTCGCTGAATTGGTAAACCAAGAGCTGAGGTTTGGTTTTGATTCTCAACAATTTTCTGATTATGATTCTGATTCTCAACAATATTCTTTTGAGTCTGAAGCTGAAGATGGGTCTGATGCAATAGGAATAGAGAGTCCATAA
- the LOC110629908 gene encoding pentatricopeptide repeat-containing protein At1g03540, with translation MKLFFSIKRHCSSCTIKTTQIAQTKEFRILQYCKSGALFDALHLLNSLDFKNLSNKPFFYASLLQTCTKVVSFNHGLQIHAHLVKSGLETDRFVGNSLLALYFKLGRNFFETRRVFDGLYFRDVISWTSMITGYIRLEKPKNALKLFWEMLDFGVEPNAFTLSAMIKACSDLGDLKLGKCFHGVVMIRGFDSNHVIASALIDMYGRNYGQDDARTLFDELLEPDAICWTSVISAFTRNDMYEKALGFFYLMQRKIGLTPDGFTFGTVLTACGNLGRLKQGKEVHAKVITSGFSGNVVVESSLVDMYGKCGLVNESQRVFDRMSIKNSVSWSALLGGYCQNEDFESVIRIFREMEEVDLYSFGTILRACAGLAAIKQGKEVHCQYVRKGGWRDVIVESALVDLYAKCGCIHFARRIFTKMPVRNLISWNSMIGGFAQNGRGGEALQIFDEMIKEGIKPDYITFIGLLFACSHAGLVDEGKKYFMSMTKEYGIKPGIEHYNCMVDLLARAGLLEEAENLIENADCRDDSSLWAVLLGACATCTDSVSGERIAKKTMQLEPGYHLSYVYLANIYRAVGRWDDAVKIRRLMKIRGVKKMPGRSWIETNNNMHSYLNTDNFSMSKDND, from the coding sequence ATGAAGCTCTTCTTCTCAATTAAGCGCCATTGCAGCTCTTGCACTATCAAAACCACCCAAATTGCACAAACTAAAGAATTCAGAATCCTTCAATACTGTAAATCTGGTGCGCTATTTGATGCACTTCACCTTCTGAACTCGCTTGACTTTAAGAATCTTTCTAACAAACCATTTTTTTATGCGTCTCTTTTACAAACTTGTACCAAAGTTGTCTCTTTCAACCATGGCCTCCAAATCCACGCCCATTTAGTCAAATCTGGTCTTGAGACCGATAGATTTGTTGGCAATAGcttacttgcactttatttcAAGTTGGGTCGTAATTTCTTTGAGACAAGAAGAGTTTTTGACGGCCTCTACTTTAGGGATGTAATTTCTTGGACTTCAATGATAACGGGTTATATTAGACTAGAAAAACCCAAGAACGCGCTTAAATTGTTTTGGGAAATGCTGGATTTTGGGGTTGAGCCAAATGCCTTCACTTTATCTGCTATGATAAAGGCTTGTTCGGATCTTGGGGACTTGAAGCTTGGTAAATGCTTTCATGGGGTGGTTATGATTCGTGGGTTTGACTCCAATCATGTTATTGCCAGTGCTTTGATTGATATGTATGGGCGGAACTATGGGCAGGATGATGCACGCACGTTGTTTGATGAGTTGCTTGAACCAGATGCTATTTGCTGGACATCTGTCATTTCTGCGTTTACAAGGAATGATATGTATGAAAAAGCATTGGGATTCTTTTATTTGATGCAAAGGAAAATTGGATTAACACCAGATGGGTTCACTTTTGGGACGGTGTTGACTGCTTGTGGTAATTTAGGGAGGTTGAAGCAAGGCAAGGAAGTGCATGCTAAGGTCATTACATCTGGATTTAGTGGAAATGTGGTTGTTGAGAGTAGTCTTGTTGATATGTATGGGAAATGTGGATTGGTCAATGAATCTCAACGTGTATTTGACAGAATGAGTATAAAGAATTCAGTTTCCTGGTCTGCATTGCTTGGGGGATATTGTCAAAATGAGGACTTTGAATCTGTTATTAGGATTTTTAGGGAAATGGAAGAGGTTGATCTCTACAGTTTCGGAACCATTCTTCGTGCTTGTGCAGGCTTGGCAGCGATAAAGCAAGGGAAAGAGGTCCACTGTCAATACGTTAGAAAGGGTGGTTGGAGAGATGTTATTGTGGAATCAGCTTTAGTTGATCTTTATGCAAAATGTGGATGTATCCATTTTGCACGTAGAATTTTCACAAAGATGCCTGTTAGGAATTTGATAAGTTGGAACTCAATGATTGGTGGGTTTGCTCAAAATGGAAGAGGGGGAGAAGCTCTTCAAATATTTGATGAGATGATTAAGGAGGGGATTAAACCTGATTATATTACTTTCATTGGGCTGCTTTTTGCTTGTAGTCATGCAGGATTGGTTGATGAagggaaaaaatattttatgtcaaTGACCAAGGAATATGGAATTAAACCTGGAATTGAGCATTATAATTGTATGGTTGATCTTCTAGCTCGTGCTGGGTTACTAGAAGAGGCTGAAAATTTGATAGAGAATGCAGATTGTAGAGATGATTCATCTCTTTGGGCAGTTCTTCTTGGTGCTTGTGCAACCTGCACGGACTCTGTCAGTGGAGAGCGTATTGCAAAGAAAACTATGCAATTGGAACCTGGCTACCACTTGAGTTATGTTTATCTTGCTAACATCTATAGAGCAGTGGGCCGTTGGGATGATGCTGTTAAGATTAGGAGATTAATGAAAATTAGGGGAGTTAAGAAGATGCCTGGTAGAAGTTGGATTGAGACTAACAATAACATGCATTCTTATCTAAATACAGATAATTTCAGTATGTCTAAAGACAATGATTGA